A stretch of the Candidatus Krumholzibacteriota bacterium genome encodes the following:
- the arcC gene encoding carbamate kinase: MLSTGIDVIAFGGNAIIPAEGKGTIEEQREVTRKTMGQVADLVASGRKVIITHGNGPIVGNILERNESVKDRIPPMPLDICGADSQGGIGYMIQQILKNQLRSRGVEKQVVALVSQVIVSEEDDAFEKPTKPIGPYYSREDAQIKITDKNWIMKEDEGGRGFRRVVPSPTPLEIVEASVIVRLLELGTIVIAVGGGGIPVIMKDGNLEGVEAVIDKDRAASTLASEIGAERLVLLTNVEEVYVKWGQSDQAPLSNISLSDIKELYEAYEFPAGSMGPKIRSAIDFIGSGGKEAIISHAGRLLDACSGKAGTHIFPDDPNE, from the coding sequence ATGTTGAGTACGGGGATTGATGTTATAGCTTTCGGCGGAAACGCGATAATTCCGGCTGAGGGAAAAGGAACTATCGAGGAACAAAGGGAAGTGACCCGGAAGACTATGGGACAGGTCGCCGATCTTGTGGCATCGGGAAGAAAAGTAATTATCACGCATGGAAACGGGCCAATTGTCGGAAATATCCTCGAGAGGAATGAATCGGTCAAAGACAGGATCCCTCCGATGCCTCTTGATATCTGCGGGGCTGATTCTCAGGGTGGAATAGGATATATGATCCAACAGATACTGAAAAACCAACTCAGGAGCAGAGGAGTCGAAAAACAGGTCGTCGCTTTAGTCTCGCAGGTGATCGTTTCAGAAGAAGATGACGCTTTTGAAAAACCGACTAAACCGATTGGTCCGTATTATTCCAGGGAAGACGCGCAGATAAAGATCACGGATAAAAACTGGATCATGAAAGAAGATGAGGGAGGCCGGGGTTTCAGAAGAGTGGTTCCCAGCCCGACTCCACTGGAAATAGTCGAGGCGAGTGTGATAGTCAGGCTTCTCGAACTTGGAACGATCGTCATAGCGGTCGGAGGCGGAGGCATCCCGGTCATCATGAAAGATGGTAACCTGGAAGGCGTAGAAGCAGTGATAGACAAGGACCGGGCAGCGTCGACCCTCGCCAGTGAGATCGGAGCGGAAAGACTTGTGCTTTTGACCAATGTGGAAGAAGTGTATGTAAAGTGGGGGCAAAGCGATCAGGCGCCGCTGTCGAATATCAGTCTTTCCGACATAAAAGAACTTTATGAAGCGTATGAGTTTCCAGCCGGAAGTATGGGACCTAAAATAAGGTCGGCGATTGATTTTATCGGCTCCGGAGGTAAGGAAGCTATTATATCTCATGCCGGCAGGTTGCTTGATGCCTGTTCCGGAAAAGCCGGGACTCATATATTTCCAGATGATCCGAATGAGTAA
- a CDS encoding peptidylprolyl isomerase: protein MSVVRQGDTIRVHYTGRLTDGTVFDSSEGRQPLEFTVGENQVIPGFDAGVVEMSPGDSKEVSIAADQAYGPSRPDLMLEIDRGQIPSEIELKKGLQLEMSQQDGERLIVTVTRFTDKSVTLDANHPLAGKDLVFEIELVEIV, encoded by the coding sequence ATGTCTGTTGTACGACAGGGTGATACAATAAGAGTTCATTACACCGGCAGACTGACTGATGGAACTGTTTTCGATTCTTCGGAAGGCAGGCAGCCTCTTGAATTTACCGTTGGAGAAAACCAGGTCATCCCGGGGTTTGACGCGGGAGTCGTTGAGATGAGTCCTGGAGATTCAAAAGAGGTATCGATCGCGGCTGACCAGGCCTACGGCCCGAGCAGGCCTGACCTGATGCTTGAGATCGACAGGGGGCAGATTCCTTCGGAGATAGAGTTAAAGAAAGGGTTACAGTTGGAGATGAGCCAGCAGGATGGTGAAAGATTGATCGTCACTGTGACCCGGTTCACCGATAAATCGGTTACGCTCGATGCTAACCACCCTCTTGCCGGAAAAGACCTTGTTTTTGAGATCGAGCTTGTTGAGATCGTCTGA
- a CDS encoding lamin tail domain-containing protein, which produces MRIIPLLIMSILYLPLEILFAGLNNQVVINELYYDHPGSDEGWEFIELFNNSSTPVDLSGYFLEAIDGRTGDATLLWEASEMLYVEPEGIVLIAGGSRSVPDVMLLRGSIENGPDGIRLCIPGIVIDRLGYGEHESIDIYETLPACDVREGISLARKPDGCDTDNNLDDFVQAIPTPGRKNFFDHDLEITLKKSCIILCKNKINKIEIEVNNSGLNRFVGPISVQVFDGPSLISEIKRADIDIFPGDGRLFEPALFARPIPSDPARVILTSEIDENHHNDTSLVSMIESPSDVVINEIMYRPYAGRAEWIELYNRTYSTIDISGWTLRDAAGRVVSTGVSSIGGRSYIIIPSDRESFIDQYQWIDPELVADGPLPVLNDNDQGEAAEMIELRDGEGGLIEKISYRALLGDERGRSIERITPDICSMADGGIWHRSAMPSGGSPACANSSYVESDILTGKIDIDPNPFDLMKNSHTVISGLCRKCENGINVMVYDLRGILVRRIFSERGGAKRFSCRWDGRSLEGRSLSPGIYICVVEYTGSGGSVCRREKACVILSRSGR; this is translated from the coding sequence ATGAGAATAATACCGCTGTTGATAATGTCAATCCTGTATCTTCCCTTGGAAATTTTATTCGCAGGTCTCAATAACCAGGTTGTAATCAATGAACTTTACTATGACCATCCGGGATCCGACGAGGGATGGGAATTTATTGAGCTTTTCAATAACAGCAGCACTCCGGTCGATCTGTCAGGGTATTTTCTTGAAGCGATCGACGGCAGAACCGGTGATGCGACTCTGTTGTGGGAAGCTTCGGAGATGCTCTATGTCGAGCCGGAGGGAATAGTCCTGATCGCGGGAGGGTCAAGATCGGTTCCGGACGTTATGCTTCTCCGGGGCAGTATTGAAAACGGTCCCGATGGAATCAGATTGTGTATCCCTGGCATCGTTATCGACCGCCTGGGTTACGGCGAGCATGAATCGATCGATATCTATGAAACATTACCGGCCTGCGACGTGAGAGAAGGGATCTCTCTGGCGAGAAAGCCGGATGGATGCGACACTGATAACAACCTTGATGATTTTGTACAGGCTATTCCTACTCCCGGAAGAAAGAACTTTTTCGATCATGACCTGGAAATAACGTTAAAAAAATCATGTATAATATTGTGTAAAAATAAGATAAATAAAATTGAAATTGAGGTGAATAATTCCGGGCTGAACAGGTTTGTCGGTCCGATATCAGTTCAGGTATTCGACGGGCCCTCATTGATATCAGAGATCAAAAGAGCCGATATCGACATATTTCCGGGAGATGGTCGACTTTTCGAGCCGGCTCTTTTCGCGCGGCCAATCCCCTCTGACCCCGCTCGCGTCATCCTGACGAGTGAGATCGACGAGAATCATCATAACGATACCTCTCTTGTCTCGATGATCGAGTCACCTTCCGATGTCGTTATCAACGAGATCATGTACAGGCCTTACGCGGGAAGGGCGGAATGGATTGAATTGTACAACAGGACGTACTCGACGATCGATATTTCAGGCTGGACTCTCCGCGACGCGGCGGGAAGGGTCGTTTCGACGGGAGTATCTTCGATCGGGGGGAGAAGTTATATTATTATACCTTCCGACCGGGAATCGTTCATAGACCAATACCAGTGGATAGATCCGGAATTAGTCGCGGATGGCCCCCTCCCGGTCCTTAACGATAATGATCAGGGGGAAGCCGCCGAAATGATCGAACTGAGAGACGGGGAGGGAGGATTGATCGAAAAAATATCGTATCGCGCTCTTTTGGGGGATGAGCGAGGGCGATCGATCGAAAGGATCACGCCCGATATCTGCAGTATGGCTGATGGGGGCATATGGCACAGATCGGCGATGCCTTCAGGAGGATCACCGGCCTGTGCCAATTCATCTTATGTTGAGAGCGATATCCTGACCGGCAAAATCGATATCGATCCAAATCCTTTCGATCTGATGAAAAACAGCCATACAGTAATAAGTGGTCTTTGCCGGAAGTGTGAAAACGGAATAAATGTAATGGTTTACGATCTGAGAGGAATTCTCGTAAGGAGGATCTTTTCAGAGAGGGGCGGTGCTAAAAGATTTTCCTGCAGATGGGACGGCCGGTCCCTGGAGGGTCGGAGTCTCAGTCCCGGTATATATATATGCGTAGTGGAGTATACAGGGTCGGGAGGTAGTGTGTGCAGAAGGGAAAAGGCCTGTGTAATACTTTCGCGGTCCGGTCGCTGA
- the larA gene encoding nickel-dependent lactate racemase: MIYPLSYDDSVFDLKLHSGIRVEGSVFPPGLPDRRSALEKVLASPAGSPALSDILPASGKISILISDMTRGGASGLVLIDLLRYLENLQAGPERVEIFLAMGMHRGHSREELENVLGAEVADRYSVNEHDASDSDSLVDVGTTPAGTKCFFNRQVADSSLVIGIGTISFHYFAGFGGARKLILPGIAGEETIISNHRLSLLEDPGEGLVVDCRPGELDNNPVHRDMVDGARLLGVPVFIINTVFDHSGRILYLNAGDMVKSHVEATSWYMERFSIKLDKQYLAVIASAGGRPRDINLLQSHKAIRYASLAVESGGLLLAAAACPEGIGSDSYKEAFSGGRDRVPDIVSRKYRLNSQTAMSTYDLTGRISIYLKSMIDEGEILKFGFCPWNGGYEKYLLEGIDTSDILIIENSASFLPVISG, translated from the coding sequence TTGATATATCCCCTTTCTTATGACGATTCAGTATTTGATCTGAAGCTTCATAGCGGTATCAGAGTGGAAGGCTCCGTCTTTCCTCCGGGATTGCCCGACCGGAGGAGCGCTCTTGAAAAGGTCCTGGCTTCTCCAGCAGGTTCTCCGGCCCTGAGCGATATCCTTCCCGCATCGGGGAAGATCAGTATTCTGATATCGGATATGACGAGGGGTGGGGCGTCGGGCCTGGTTCTGATCGATCTTTTAAGATATCTTGAAAACCTGCAAGCCGGCCCTGAAAGAGTCGAAATATTCCTCGCCATGGGAATGCACAGGGGGCACAGCAGGGAGGAACTTGAGAATGTGCTGGGGGCAGAGGTAGCAGATCGCTACAGTGTCAATGAACATGACGCGAGCGACAGTGATTCTCTCGTCGATGTCGGTACTACGCCTGCCGGGACGAAATGTTTTTTTAACAGACAAGTAGCAGATTCCTCACTGGTCATAGGGATAGGTACGATATCTTTTCATTATTTCGCCGGTTTCGGAGGCGCCAGGAAACTGATCCTGCCGGGGATAGCCGGAGAGGAAACAATAATTTCCAATCACCGGCTTTCCCTTCTTGAAGATCCTGGCGAAGGTCTCGTGGTCGATTGCAGGCCCGGTGAACTGGATAATAATCCCGTGCACAGGGATATGGTTGACGGCGCGAGACTTCTTGGCGTGCCGGTATTCATCATAAATACAGTATTTGATCATAGTGGCAGGATCCTCTACCTCAACGCCGGGGATATGGTAAAGTCCCACGTCGAAGCGACCTCATGGTACATGGAAAGATTTTCCATCAAATTAGACAAGCAGTATCTTGCCGTGATCGCGTCGGCCGGAGGCAGGCCCCGCGATATCAACCTGCTACAGAGCCACAAGGCTATCAGGTACGCTTCTCTGGCCGTGGAAAGTGGAGGATTGCTTCTGGCTGCCGCCGCATGTCCTGAGGGTATAGGATCGGATTCGTACAAGGAGGCATTTTCCGGTGGCAGGGACCGCGTTCCCGACATTGTAAGCAGAAAGTACCGGTTGAATTCCCAGACGGCTATGTCGACTTATGATCTGACCGGAAGAATATCAATCTATTTAAAGTCGATGATAGATGAGGGGGAGATCTTAAAATTCGGGTTCTGTCCGTGGAATGGCGGTTACGAAAAATATCTGCTTGAAGGTATCGATACTTCGGATATCCTCATTATAGAGAATTCAGCGTCATTTCTTCCCGTCATATCAGGATAA
- a CDS encoding efflux RND transporter permease subunit, which yields MNLTELSLKRPVTMMMIFVCFVVIGIISSQLLPKEFFPDLDAPFIFVDIPYPGSTPEETERQITRPAEEVLATISGIKRMESNSWESGSWVRLNFDWGVDTDIKALEAKEKLDGIRHLFPQDLERFYIRKFSTSDMEILTLRLSSDRDLSNAYDMLDRNIKRRIERIEGVSKVDLYGVEKKEIRIQLIADRLIEHHIDINQLTTTLRKSNFLLTAGKITDTNRRFVVRPIGEFQSVDEIGEIIVGSNNIRLSDIAEIKYDNPVLIYGRHLNRKYAIGLDVFKESGANLVDVAENVIREIDLISEIPEMEGISIYYMDNAAEGVVSSLNEVLKSGFIGGLLAVAVLFFFLRRFATTIIVALAVPLSLLITLAFMFFSGITLNILTMMGLMLAIGMLVDNAVVVTESIHRHQLIDPLGKNAIQTGVNEVSLAITAGTLTTGIVFLPNIVNPDNDVSIYLKHIGLTICIALLVSLVLAQTIVPLLASKVRPPAKLTGKTVIDKLIEKYLIVLGWTIRHKRATVSMILLILLSIAIPMKFVKTEMFDEPENRRFRLHYHINGSFTLEKVESAVDIYEDFLFANKDKFEIESIYSYYQGDYATSTIILKKGKGAKKSIEEIQEEIREGLPKLAIANPSFEWQNATGKAESIRIQLVGKSSEYLVRLSQEVAWTLSMIEGFTDVRSEAEIGDKEVHVTINRDRARQYGFSTNEIASLVSVAMRGMNLRHFRNDYGEVQMLLELQDTDKQTLDNLKNVPLINRNGNSISLATLADFSVRNGPRNIRRENRTTSIGVTANLKDMTVGEAREKIEKVLSNFEFPSGYKWNYGQTFDYEAEAMNTMLINLLLALALIYFLMAALFESLIFPAAIWSQILFSIVGVYWFYLFTGTQMSLMGMIGILILIGVVVNNGIVLIDHVNQLRGMGIERNDAILQAGRDRLRPILMTAGTTVLSLVPLCVVSTQIGGDGPPYFPMARAIVGGLTFSTAVTLIILPTIYILLDDMRDWSRRILRESK from the coding sequence ATGAACCTTACGGAATTATCGCTGAAACGACCCGTGACCATGATGATGATATTTGTGTGTTTCGTCGTCATAGGCATAATCTCTTCCCAATTATTGCCAAAGGAGTTTTTTCCTGATCTCGACGCTCCTTTTATTTTTGTCGATATCCCCTATCCCGGATCGACACCGGAAGAGACCGAGAGGCAGATCACCAGGCCTGCCGAAGAAGTACTCGCCACAATCAGCGGAATAAAGAGGATGGAATCCAACTCGTGGGAAAGCGGCTCTTGGGTAAGGTTGAATTTTGACTGGGGAGTCGACACGGACATAAAGGCCCTTGAGGCGAAGGAAAAACTTGATGGGATCAGACACCTCTTTCCGCAGGATCTTGAACGATTCTATATAAGGAAATTCTCTACCTCGGACATGGAGATCCTGACATTGAGATTGTCCAGCGACCGCGATCTTTCAAACGCCTATGATATGCTCGACCGTAATATCAAGCGAAGGATAGAGCGGATCGAGGGCGTATCAAAGGTAGATCTGTATGGAGTCGAAAAGAAAGAGATCAGGATACAACTTATCGCGGACCGTCTGATCGAACACCATATCGATATAAATCAACTGACTACGACGCTGAGGAAAAGCAATTTCCTTTTGACTGCGGGCAAGATCACTGATACAAACCGGCGTTTCGTTGTAAGGCCTATCGGCGAATTCCAGAGCGTTGATGAGATCGGAGAAATAATAGTCGGAAGTAATAATATACGCCTGAGCGATATCGCCGAGATCAAATACGACAATCCCGTCTTGATATATGGCCGCCACCTTAACCGTAAGTACGCGATAGGACTGGATGTCTTCAAGGAATCGGGCGCGAATCTTGTCGATGTGGCTGAGAACGTTATCAGGGAGATAGACCTGATCAGCGAGATCCCGGAGATGGAAGGAATATCGATATACTATATGGACAATGCCGCCGAGGGTGTCGTCAGTTCGCTGAATGAAGTCCTTAAGTCAGGCTTTATAGGCGGGTTGCTCGCTGTAGCCGTCCTTTTCTTCTTTCTGCGACGATTCGCGACGACGATCATCGTGGCTCTTGCCGTTCCTCTATCCCTTCTCATCACTCTGGCCTTCATGTTTTTCAGCGGTATAACTCTGAACATCCTTACGATGATGGGACTCATGCTGGCGATCGGAATGCTTGTAGATAACGCCGTCGTGGTAACTGAAAGTATCCACAGGCACCAGTTGATCGATCCTTTGGGAAAAAACGCGATTCAGACCGGGGTCAATGAGGTGTCACTAGCCATAACAGCCGGAACCTTGACGACCGGGATCGTCTTTCTACCGAACATCGTCAATCCTGACAATGACGTCTCTATTTATCTCAAGCATATTGGATTGACTATATGCATAGCGTTGCTCGTCTCTCTCGTTCTCGCGCAGACGATAGTACCTCTTCTAGCTTCGAAGGTCAGGCCTCCGGCAAAATTGACTGGAAAAACCGTGATCGACAAGCTGATCGAAAAATACCTCATAGTGCTGGGATGGACGATCAGGCATAAACGCGCAACGGTGAGTATGATACTTCTGATACTTTTAAGTATCGCCATCCCGATGAAATTCGTTAAAACTGAAATGTTCGACGAACCTGAAAACAGGCGTTTCCGACTTCATTATCATATAAACGGCAGCTTCACCCTTGAAAAGGTGGAATCCGCAGTCGATATCTATGAGGATTTTCTTTTTGCCAACAAGGACAAATTCGAAATAGAGTCGATCTATTCCTACTACCAGGGGGATTACGCGACCTCGACTATCATCCTGAAAAAAGGAAAGGGCGCAAAAAAATCGATAGAAGAGATACAGGAGGAGATCCGCGAGGGACTTCCAAAACTGGCAATTGCCAACCCCTCTTTTGAATGGCAGAACGCGACAGGAAAAGCCGAATCGATAAGGATCCAGCTTGTCGGAAAATCGAGTGAATACCTGGTCAGGCTCTCCCAGGAAGTCGCGTGGACTCTTTCGATGATAGAAGGATTCACCGATGTGCGATCCGAAGCGGAGATCGGCGATAAAGAAGTGCATGTCACGATCAACCGCGATCGCGCCAGGCAATACGGCTTTTCGACAAACGAGATAGCAAGCCTCGTCTCGGTCGCTATGAGAGGGATGAACCTGAGACATTTCCGGAATGACTACGGAGAGGTCCAGATGCTGCTTGAGCTTCAGGACACCGATAAACAGACGCTCGACAACCTCAAAAACGTGCCACTTATCAACAGGAATGGTAATTCGATCTCTCTTGCTACTCTCGCCGACTTCAGCGTCAGGAATGGACCGAGAAACATTCGCAGGGAGAATCGAACTACTTCAATCGGTGTCACGGCGAATCTGAAAGATATGACTGTAGGCGAAGCCAGGGAAAAAATCGAAAAGGTGCTTTCCAACTTCGAATTTCCTTCTGGATACAAATGGAATTATGGCCAGACCTTCGATTATGAGGCTGAAGCGATGAATACGATGCTGATAAATCTGCTGCTCGCCCTGGCACTGATATATTTTCTCATGGCAGCCCTTTTTGAATCACTTATATTCCCGGCGGCGATATGGTCCCAGATTCTTTTTTCCATCGTCGGCGTCTACTGGTTCTATCTTTTTACCGGCACGCAGATGTCCCTCATGGGAATGATCGGTATCCTGATCCTTATAGGCGTGGTGGTAAACAACGGGATCGTCCTTATAGACCACGTCAATCAACTCAGGGGCATGGGTATAGAAAGAAACGACGCCATACTACAGGCCGGTCGTGATCGCCTTCGCCCGATATTAATGACAGCTGGCACGACTGTACTGAGCCTGGTTCCACTCTGTGTGGTCTCGACTCAGATAGGCGGAGATGGCCCTCCGTACTTTCCGATGGCAAGGGCGATCGTCGGCGGCCTGACATTTTCCACAGCCGTCACTCTCATAATACTACCTACTATCTATATTCTCCTTGATGACATGCGTGACTGGAGCCGACGGATCCTCAGGGAATCGAAATGA
- a CDS encoding pyridoxal phosphate-dependent aminotransferase, which yields MLADRMKRLGTETAFEVLARAKKMESEGREIIHLEIGEPDFDTPRNIIDAAIGALNNGFTHYGPSAGMPDVRKTFAEFLTKDRGIEILPENIVVTPGAKPILFFSILALVNKGDEVVYPNPGFPIYESVINFVGAKPVPVPLREEKDFSFDLEEMKGLVNDRTKLIIINTPQNPTGGVLKPEDMKGIAELAEKHDAWILSDEVYSKMVYDGRHVSIYDYPEVKNRTILLEGHSKTYAMTGWRLGYASMPVELADQISKLQTNSNSCTSSFTQVAGMEALTGPQDESLKMMAEFKARRDMFVDGLNQLPGFKCLKPKGAFYVFPNITGTGKKSKELEVYLLEKAGVAGLSGTSFGKYGEGYLRFSYANSRANLKRALELIRGVL from the coding sequence ATGCTAGCAGACAGGATGAAAAGGCTTGGGACCGAAACGGCTTTCGAGGTCCTTGCCAGAGCGAAAAAAATGGAATCCGAGGGGAGAGAGATCATTCATCTTGAGATCGGGGAACCGGATTTTGACACGCCGCGAAATATTATCGACGCAGCTATCGGCGCTTTGAATAACGGTTTCACGCATTATGGACCATCTGCCGGGATGCCCGATGTCCGTAAGACATTCGCTGAATTTCTCACGAAAGACAGAGGAATCGAGATTCTTCCCGAAAATATCGTAGTCACACCGGGAGCGAAACCGATATTGTTCTTTTCCATCCTTGCTCTCGTTAATAAGGGTGATGAGGTAGTCTACCCCAATCCAGGATTTCCCATCTACGAGTCGGTCATTAATTTTGTGGGAGCCAAACCTGTTCCTGTTCCTTTAAGGGAAGAGAAGGATTTTTCATTCGATCTGGAAGAGATGAAAGGTCTGGTCAACGACAGAACGAAATTGATAATAATCAATACTCCCCAGAACCCGACAGGTGGCGTATTGAAGCCGGAAGACATGAAAGGGATCGCTGAACTGGCGGAAAAACATGACGCGTGGATCCTGAGCGATGAAGTCTACAGCAAGATGGTATACGATGGAAGGCATGTCAGCATCTACGACTATCCCGAAGTCAAAAACAGGACTATCCTTCTTGAAGGACATTCGAAGACTTACGCGATGACGGGATGGAGGCTAGGTTACGCGTCGATGCCCGTAGAACTCGCAGACCAGATCTCCAAGCTCCAGACCAACAGCAATTCATGCACATCGAGTTTCACGCAGGTCGCAGGTATGGAAGCTCTGACCGGCCCGCAGGATGAATCGTTGAAGATGATGGCTGAGTTCAAGGCCAGAAGAGATATGTTCGTCGACGGTCTGAATCAGCTGCCAGGATTCAAATGCCTGAAACCTAAAGGGGCATTTTATGTATTCCCCAATATAACGGGCACCGGGAAGAAATCGAAGGAACTGGAAGTATATCTTCTGGAGAAAGCCGGAGTAGCCGGCCTGAGCGGAACCAGTTTTGGGAAATATGGAGAAGGATATCTAAGGTTCTCTTATGCCAACTCCAGGGCAAACCTCAAGAGGGCTCTTGAACTGATAAGAGGAGTCCTGTAA